Proteins from a genomic interval of Tachyglossus aculeatus isolate mTacAcu1 chromosome 8, mTacAcu1.pri, whole genome shotgun sequence:
- the SPATA2 gene encoding spermatogenesis-associated protein 2, which yields MESRYKDDLFRKYVQFHEARADGADPGGRRRGASADEGLRVAASALLSLQQVEPPARFRLLQFYEVAEGSLRGPRSSNLRALRGAFGLLETLGINLFLYPWKKEFRSIKTYTGPFVYHIKSTLPEEAVRGILSSLGYVPELGTAYRLRDLVETLRVQMVSFELFLAKVECEQLLEIHSQVKEKGYSELDVVAERKRSKEDVRGCSDAMRRRAEGRETLTAASAARVLLQKSASERAAKDYYKPRVGKASKSVDAYDGGPWEGRKAPPPGWPGPREEPAPAGDPDAQPGRPPPPARGRARAPRGAGLRPRPARGAGPDALKPDVWLLGNEPSPVYRPKRGPAACQACGLAGPGPCPRCDGAALKANGGGAGRPRPAGSSSPRCSFCNRPGAANTCTFCSKVSCDACLGAYHYDPCCRKSALHRFLPSHQLGSKAVQLSHLVYR from the exons ATGGAGTCGAGGTACAAAGATGACCTGTTCCGGAAGTACGTGCAGTTCCACGAGGCGCGGGCGGACGGCGCGGACCccgggggccggcggcggggggcCTCGGCCGACGAGGGCCTGCGCGTGGCCGCCTCGGCCCTGCTGAGCCTGCAGCAGGTGGAGCCCCCGGCTCGCTTCCGCCTGCTCCAGTTCTACGAGGTGGCCGAGGGCTCCCTGCGCGGCCCGCGCTCCTCCAACCTGCGGGCCCTGCGCGGGGCCTTCGGCCTGCTCGAGACCCTCGGGATCAACCTCTTCCTCTACCCCTGGAAGAAAGAGTTCAGGAGCATCAAG ACCTACACGGGCCCCTTCGTGTATCACATCAAGTCGACGCTGCCGGAGGAGGCGGTGCGGGGGATCCTCAGCTCCCTGGGCTACGTGCCGGAGCTGGGCACGGCCTACCGGCTCCGAGACCTGGTGGAGACGTTGCGCGTGCAGATGGTGTCCTTCGAGCTCTTCCTGGCCAAGGTGGAGTGCGAGCAGCTGCTGGAgatccactcccaggtgaaggAGAAGGGCTACTCGGAGCTGGACGTGGTGGCCGAGCGCAAGCGCAGCAAGGAGGACGTGCGCGGCTGCTCGGACGCCATGCGCAGGCGGGCGGAGGGCCGGGAGACCCTGACGGCCGCCTCCGCGGCCCGGGTGCTCCTGCAGAAGTCGGCCAGCGAGCGGGCCGCCAAGGACTACTACAAGCCCCGGGTGGGCAAGGCCTCCAAGTCCGTGGACGCCTACGACGGCGGCCCCTGGGAGGGCAGGAAGGCCCCCCCGCcgggctggccgggcccgcgcgAGGAGCCCGCGCCCGCCGGGGACCCCGATGCCCAGCCGGgccgcccgccgccccccgctCGCGGCCGGGCCCGGGCGCCCCGAGGAGCCGGCCTCCGCCCCCGGCCGGCCCGAGGAGCCGGACCT GACGCCCTCAAGCCGGACGTCTGGCTGCTGGGCAACGAGCCCAGCCCCGTCTACCGGCCCAAGCGGGGCCCGGCGGCGTGCCAGGCCTGCGGCCTggccgggcccggcccctgcCCGCGCTGCGACGGCGCGGCCCTCAAGGCCAACGGCGGcggggccggccg gCCGCGGCccgccggctcctcctccccccgctgcAGCTTCTGCAACCGGCCCGGGGCCGCCAACACGTGCACCTTCTGCTCCAAGGTGTCCTGCGACGCCTGCCTCGGCGCTTACCACTACGACCCGTGCTGCCGCAAGAGCGCCCTGCACAGGTTCCTGCCCAGCCACCAGCTGGGCTCCAAGGCCGTCCAGCTCTCCCACCTGGTGTACAGATAG